The Helicobacter ibis DNA segment CAAATTTGGCTCACCTGCTTTTGGGATTCTTATATAGCTTGGCTTATTGCTCTTATATGCGTATTCAAAACAAGCTCTAACCTCAAGCGGATCACATGGGGAAAAAATATCTAAATTTGGCATACTTAAAGCTAAGCCTATATCTTCTAGCGCATAATGTGTCATGCCACTTGGCATATAAGTAAGACCACTCCCAGTTCCTACTAAAATCACAGGTAGTTCTTGATAGCAAATATCAAGTCTAACTTGCTCATAAGGACGCATAATCACAAATGGAGCAATATTATAATAAATAGCCTTCTTTCCTTGCATAGCAAGACCAGAAGCCATACTTACACACAAAGATTCATTAATGCCTGGATTTATATATTGATCTTTATATTCTTCTTTAAAACTATCCCATACACCAAGCCCAGCATCACCACTAATTAAAAAAACATTAGAATCTTTT contains these protein-coding regions:
- a CDS encoding transketolase family protein; this translates as MRNTIASCIIEVAKKDSNVFLISGDAGLGVWDSFKEEYKDQYINPGINESLCVSMASGLAMQGKKAIYYNIAPFVIMRPYEQVRLDICYQELPVILVGTGSGLTYMPSGMTHYALEDIGLALSMPNLDIFSPCDPLEVRACFEYAYKSNKPSYIRIPKAGEPNLHNGEIADISKLQFLLQNNSEILILSHSSISQEALKAGEILGCDVATKPFINSFEFNLEAYKYIFVVEEHFSYGGLGTFLKNYTNAKIEILAVSNKYVHLIGNCEYGREYFGIDSKGIVKSIKERL